From one Basilea psittacipulmonis DSM 24701 genomic stretch:
- the dcd gene encoding dCTP deaminase, with protein MSIKNDRWIRRMSEKGMIEPFEPGQVRHNAMGKIVSYGTSSYGYDVRCADEFKIFTNINSSIVDPKNFDSGSFVDFKGDVCIIPPNSFALARTVEYFRIPRGVLTICLGKSTYARCGIIVNVTPLEPEWEGHVTLEFSNTTPLPAKIYAGEGCAQMLFLESDEECEVSYRDRGGKYQGQTGVTLPRT; from the coding sequence ATGTCAATAAAAAATGATAGATGGATACGACGAATGTCAGAAAAAGGCATGATTGAGCCATTTGAACCTGGTCAGGTAAGACATAATGCGATGGGGAAAATCGTCAGTTATGGGACAAGTAGTTATGGCTATGATGTGAGATGTGCGGATGAGTTTAAAATTTTTACCAATATAAATTCAAGCATTGTCGATCCCAAAAACTTTGACTCTGGCAGTTTTGTTGATTTTAAAGGGGATGTATGTATTATTCCGCCTAATTCATTTGCCTTGGCCAGAACCGTTGAATATTTTAGAATTCCAAGAGGCGTGTTGACTATATGTTTAGGTAAAAGTACCTATGCTCGATGTGGCATTATTGTGAATGTGACTCCTTTGGAACCCGAATGGGAGGGTCATGTGACACTTGAATTTTCTAATACAACGCCATTACCTGCCAAGATTTATGCAGGAGAAGGATGTGCCCAGATGTTGTTTTTAGAAAGTGATGAAGAATGTGAAGTATCTTACCGCGATCGTGGTGGCAAATATCAGGGTCAAACAGGTGTTACATTGCCTCGTACCTAG